From the Kogia breviceps isolate mKogBre1 chromosome 3, mKogBre1 haplotype 1, whole genome shotgun sequence genome, one window contains:
- the LOC131751940 gene encoding developmental pluripotency-associated protein 3-like: protein MDSSEVNPTWTLESPQMPIDENSQAIPVASEPMSEVFIKNLSKLTLNPSIKLPFILPECLPQPTGRLLGENIPYRRGVRTVLTDRRDKMERLIQSIKKRYGKGVPQSDSERGPWQNDVETQSRGQRFRCSCRFCRFHRDPSEDNYENYYNNKYYSNYDTESKEP from the coding sequence ATGGATTCATCTGAGGTTAACCCAACTTGGACCCTGGAGTCTCCTCAAATGCCCATCGATGAAAATTCCCAGGCAATTCCAGTTGCCTCTGAACCTATGTCTGAAGTGTTCATAAAGAACCTCAGTAAACTGACACTCAACCCTAGTATCAAATTGCCATTCATTCTACCAGAATGTCTACCTCAACCAACTGGGCGGTTACTTGGTGAAAACATACCCTATAGGAGAGGGGTGAGGACCGTGTTAACTGATCGGAGAGATAAGATGGAACGGCTGATTCAGTCCATTAAAAAACGCTACGGCAAAGGAGTTCCTCAGTCTGACTCTGAAAGAGGACCATGGCAGAATGATGTTGAGACTCAGTCAAGAGGGCAAAGATTTAGATGTAGCTGTCGTTTTTGCCGGTTTCATAGAGATCCTTCTGAGGATAATTATGAGAATTATTACAACAATAAGTATTACAGTAATTATGACACGGAGTCGAAGGAACCATAA